The following are encoded in a window of Esox lucius isolate fEsoLuc1 chromosome 14, fEsoLuc1.pri, whole genome shotgun sequence genomic DNA:
- the bmpr1bb gene encoding bone morphogenetic protein receptor, type IBb, which produces MEMVTVWLPWGWAWRTVLLVTGLASLNPGADANVLDSMLLRSPGRERPDSRREEGGSAAPGPAQKIIWCHCSPLCPDYSINSTCWTDGYCFTMVEEEEGSVPMFSSGCLGMTGSEFQCRDTGNARLRRTLECCTDQDYCNKDLHPTLPPLRTPDYVDSSIHHMALVISVTFCIIILAFVIVFYYFRYRRQESRPRYTIGLEQDDTYIPPGESLKDLIEQSQSSGSGSGLPLLVQRTIAKQIQMVKQIGKGRYGEVWMGRWRGERVAVKVFITTEEASWFRETEIYQTVLMRHQNILGFIAADIKGTGSWTQLYLITDYHESGSLYDYLKSTTLDIKALLRLAYSSVSGLCHLHTEIFGTQGKPAIAHRDLKSKNILVKKNGACCIADLGLAVKFISDTNEVDIPPNTRVGTKRYMPPEVLDETLNRNHFQSYIMADMYSFGLILWEIARRCISGGIVEEYQLPYHDMVPSDPSYEDMRDLVCIRRQRPSFANRWSSDECLRQMGKLMTECWAHNPASRLTALRVKKTLAKMSESQDIKL; this is translated from the exons ATGGAGATGGTGACTGTGTGGTTGCCGTGGGGATGGGCCTGGAGAACTGTGCTGCTGGTGACTGGACTGGCTTCGCTAAACCCCGGAGCTGACG CCAACGTGTTGGACAGCATGTTGCTCCGGAGCCCGGGGAGAGAGCGCCCAGACagcaggagggaggaggggggaagTGCAGCCCCCGGACCTGCACAGAAGATCATCTGGTGTCACtgctcccctctctgtcctgacTACTCTATCAACAGTACCTGctg GACTGATGGTTATTGTTTCACCAtggtggaggaagaagagggcagTGTTCCTATGTTCTCCTCTGGATGTCTGGGGATGACGGGGTCTGAGTTCCAGTGTCGG GACACAGGGAATGCCCGTCTGAGGAGAACTCTAGAGTGCTGTACTGACCAGGACTACTGCAATAAAGACCTGCATCCAACACTACCACCACTGAGGACACCTG atTATGTGGACAGCAGTATCCACCACATGGCTCTTGTCATCTCGGTCACATTTTGCATCATCATCCTGGCCTTCGTCATCGTCTTCTATTACTTCAG GTATCGGCGACAGGAGTCGCGGCCTCGCTACACCATTGGTCTGGAGCAGGACGACACCTACATCCCCCCTGGAGAGTCCCTAAAGGACCTGATAGAGCAGTCCCAGAGCTCTGGATCAGGATCAGGACTCCCCCTGCTG GTGCAAAGGACCATAGCCAAGCAGATCCAGATGGTGAAGCAGATTGGTAAAGGCCGCTACGGGGAGGTGTGGATGGGGCGCTGGCGGGGAGAGAGGGTGGCGGTCAAGGTGTTCATCACCACAGAGGAGGCCAGTTGGTTCAGAGAGACGGAGATCTACCAGACGGTTCTCATGAGACACCAGAACATCCTGG GCTTCATAGCGGCTGACATCAAGGGCACGGGGTCGTGGACCCAGCTCTACCTGATCACCGACTACCATGAGAGCGGCTCCCTGTACGACTACCTCAAGTCCACCACGCTGGACATCAAGGCCCTGCTCCGGCTGGCCTACTCCTCCGTGTCAGGCCTGTGTCACCTCCACACAGAGATCTTCGGCACACAGGGCAAGCCGGCCATCGCTCATCGGGACCTGAAGAGCAAGAACATCCTGGTGAAGAAGAACGGCGCCTGTTGCATCGCCGACCTGGGTCTGGCCGTTAAATTCATCAG TGACACCAACGAGGTAGACATCCCTCCCAACACCAGGGTGGGGACTAAGCGCTACATGCCCCCCGAGGTCCTGGACGAGACCCTAAACAGGAACCACTTTCAGTCCTACATCATGGCCGACATGTACAGCTTTGGCCTCATCCTCTGGGAGATTGCCCGGCGCTGTATCTCTGGAG GCATTGTAGAGGAGTACCAGCTGCCTTACCATGACATGGTGCCCTCTGACCCCTCCTATGAGGACAtgagggacctggtgtgcatcaGGAGACAGAGGCCCTCGTTTGCCAACCGCTGGAGCAGTGATGAG TGTCTCAGACAGATGGGCAAGCTGATGACGGAGTGTTGGGCCCACAACCCCGCGTCTCGTCTCACCGCTCTGAGAGTGAAGAAGACCCTGGCCAAGATGTCCGAGTCTCAGGACATCAAGCTGTGA